In a single window of the Chelonia mydas isolate rCheMyd1 chromosome 8, rCheMyd1.pri.v2, whole genome shotgun sequence genome:
- the CCDC69 gene encoding coiled-coil domain-containing protein 69 isoform X1, whose translation MGCTCSTTGRCQARSKKRLRAQQPKGQVSQELTALKTENHVTAAPLHEDVETKKALLLEDQKSEIATLLQGHQEEMERLKEAHQAETQRLTQDIKIQVENERDLELKKQLSEQFNTLKREHEENLRELQRAHNQETMLLRETYERSLSSLQEVIDGLNSQLKSFQEKMKRVEESILSRDYKKHIQDYGSPSQFWEQELESLHFVIEMKNERIHDLDKKLLNLETVMEKNLLLEEKVKTLQQENEDLHVRTQNHLTMTRQLSDELLVVREALDKESQLREQAHREKEELLYRVLNGDSSPTFPIPSSEVPLIAT comes from the exons AAACGACTAAGAGCTCAGCAGCCAAAGGGGCAGGTTTCCCAGGAGCTGACGGCCTTGAAGACAGAGAATCATG TCACCGCAGCTCCCTTGCACGAGGATGTGGAGACGAAGAAggcgctgctgctggaggatcaGAAGAGTGAGATTGCGACGCTCCTGCAAGGACATCAGGAGGAaatggagaggctgaaggaagCCCACCAGGCAGAGACCCAGAGACTGACCCAAGACATTAAAATCCAG GTGGAAAACGAAAGAGATTTAGAGCTTAAAAAGCAGCTCTCAGAGCAGTTCAACACACTGAAGAGAGAGCATGAAGAGAACCTCCGAG AACTCCAGAGGGCCCATAACCAGGAGACGATGCTCTTAAGGGAAACCTACGAAAGGTCCCTGTCTTCCTTACAG GAGGTGATTGACGGGTTGAATTCCCAGCTGAAGTCCTTCCAGGAGAAAATGAAACGGGTGGAGGAATCGATCTTGAGCAGAGACTATAAGAAACATATTCAG GATTATGGGAGCCCCAGCCAGTTCTGGGAGCAAGAACTGGAGAGTCTGCATTTTGTCATTGAGATGAAGAATGAACGCATCCATGACCTGGACAAGAAGCTGCTGAACTTGGAAACAGTG ATGGAGAAGAACCTGCTTCTGGAGGAGAAAGTGAAAACCCTTCAGCAGGAGAATGAGGATCTGCACGTTCGGACACAGAACCACTTGACAATGACAAG GCAACTGTCTGACGAGCTCCTGGTGGTTCGGGAGGCCCTGGACAAGGAGTCCCAGCTGCGGGAGCAGGCGCACCGGGAGAAGGAAGAGCTGCTGTACAGGGTCCTGAATGGTGACTCGTCCCCtaccttccccatcccctccagtgAGGTGCCGCTCATCGCCACGTAG
- the CCDC69 gene encoding coiled-coil domain-containing protein 69 isoform X2 has product MSANLTLKHLMKRLRAQQPKGQVSQELTALKTENHVTAAPLHEDVETKKALLLEDQKSEIATLLQGHQEEMERLKEAHQAETQRLTQDIKIQVENERDLELKKQLSEQFNTLKREHEENLRELQRAHNQETMLLRETYERSLSSLQEVIDGLNSQLKSFQEKMKRVEESILSRDYKKHIQDYGSPSQFWEQELESLHFVIEMKNERIHDLDKKLLNLETVMEKNLLLEEKVKTLQQENEDLHVRTQNHLTMTRQLSDELLVVREALDKESQLREQAHREKEELLYRVLNGDSSPTFPIPSSEVPLIAT; this is encoded by the exons AAACGACTAAGAGCTCAGCAGCCAAAGGGGCAGGTTTCCCAGGAGCTGACGGCCTTGAAGACAGAGAATCATG TCACCGCAGCTCCCTTGCACGAGGATGTGGAGACGAAGAAggcgctgctgctggaggatcaGAAGAGTGAGATTGCGACGCTCCTGCAAGGACATCAGGAGGAaatggagaggctgaaggaagCCCACCAGGCAGAGACCCAGAGACTGACCCAAGACATTAAAATCCAG GTGGAAAACGAAAGAGATTTAGAGCTTAAAAAGCAGCTCTCAGAGCAGTTCAACACACTGAAGAGAGAGCATGAAGAGAACCTCCGAG AACTCCAGAGGGCCCATAACCAGGAGACGATGCTCTTAAGGGAAACCTACGAAAGGTCCCTGTCTTCCTTACAG GAGGTGATTGACGGGTTGAATTCCCAGCTGAAGTCCTTCCAGGAGAAAATGAAACGGGTGGAGGAATCGATCTTGAGCAGAGACTATAAGAAACATATTCAG GATTATGGGAGCCCCAGCCAGTTCTGGGAGCAAGAACTGGAGAGTCTGCATTTTGTCATTGAGATGAAGAATGAACGCATCCATGACCTGGACAAGAAGCTGCTGAACTTGGAAACAGTG ATGGAGAAGAACCTGCTTCTGGAGGAGAAAGTGAAAACCCTTCAGCAGGAGAATGAGGATCTGCACGTTCGGACACAGAACCACTTGACAATGACAAG GCAACTGTCTGACGAGCTCCTGGTGGTTCGGGAGGCCCTGGACAAGGAGTCCCAGCTGCGGGAGCAGGCGCACCGGGAGAAGGAAGAGCTGCTGTACAGGGTCCTGAATGGTGACTCGTCCCCtaccttccccatcccctccagtgAGGTGCCGCTCATCGCCACGTAG
- the LOC102941225 gene encoding platelet-derived growth factor receptor-like protein, with amino-acid sequence MRPILPLGEDVRVWNCCRAGNVAAAVALSRSRCSPTSAAQLPGLCLACPSMNSKALAALGCSLLLLILAECQEKEKPPKATEKKITKEPKPNKLKPPKATGQKLQQAAAKPRKAKARVKPTAPPSQVHQPASILTRVVARGRFQKVPDSLTLRAGDTLELRCRGQAVRWRFPAYLEDEDEGRLRIKHFERHSQLLVVNSMAADTGEYSCWSFQCRDSECQDGEDRTGKAFIFFTDPQELFVPTEDYYEVVQLRTNHPTLLPCQVTSPLAKVTLHREFPPEEVAVDGIDISYDMKRGFVIHRPRPSYAGSLFCMASLDGMRQISTKYMLIYINYPSSAPKPMVSPSATTVRTGENFNVTCTVFGEPEVAVDFTWEYPGQQIGRPPYIRERTDLARRGGQVQQESESILYVDEARAIDEGLYTCSATNLQGTTTVSTRVRVLPATLSPKGAQSG; translated from the exons ATGCGCCCCATCCTCCCTCTCGGAGAGGACGTGAGAGTGTGGAATTGCTGCCGAGCTGGGAACGTTGCAGCTGCTGTAGCCCTCAGCCGCTCGCGCTGCAGCCCCACCTCAGCAGCGCAGCTCCCTGGTTTGTGCCTGGCTTGCCCCAGCATGAACTCCAAGgccctggctgccctgggctgcagccttcTCCTCCTCATCTTGG CTGAATGTCAGGAGAAGGAAAAGCCCCCCAAAGCCACCGAGAAGAAGATCACAAAAGAGCCTAAGCCAAACAAGCTCAAACCTCCCAAAGCAACAGGTCAAAAGCTCCAACAGGCAGCAGCCAAGCCCCGGAAGGCCAAAGCCCGAGTGAAACCCACGGCCCCTCCCAGCCAGGTGCACCAGCCTGCGTCCATCCTGACTCGGGTGGTGGCCAGGGGGCGGTTCCAGAAAGTGCCTGACTCCCTGACACTGAGGGCAGGCGACACCCTGGAGCTGCGCTGCAGAGGGCAGGCCGTCAGGTGGAGGTTCCCTGCCTACCTGGAGGACGAGGATGAGGGGCGGCTCAG AATCAAGCACTTTGAGAGGCACAGCCAGCTGCTGGTGGTGAACTCCATGGCGGCAGACACGGGCGAGTACAGCTGCTGGTCCTTCCAGTGCCGGGACAGCGAGTGCCAGGACGGAGAGGACAGGACGGGCAAGGCTTTCATCTTCTTCACAG acCCCCAGGAGCTGTTTGTGCCAACAGAGGATTACTACGAAGTGGTCCAGCTGCGCACGAACCACCCCACGCTCCTACCATGccaggtgaccagccctctggccaaggtGACGCTGCACCGTGAATTCCCCCCCGAGGAGGTGGCCGTGGACGGGATCGACATCTCGTACGACATGAAGAGGGGGTTCGTGATCCACCGCCCGCGGCCCTCGTATGCAGGGTCGCTCTTCTGCATGGCCAGCCTGGACGGCATGCGGCAGATATCCACCAAGTACATGCTGATCTACATCAACT ACCCTTCCTCTGCTCCCAAACCCATGGTCAGCCCCTCAGCCACCACGGTGAGGACTGGAGAAAACTTCAACGTGACATGCACGGTTTTTGGAGAACCAGAAGTCGCAGTCGATTTCACCTGGGAGTATCCGGGGCAGCAG ATTGGCAGGCCCCCCTACATCCGCGAACGCACCGACCTGGCGCGCCGAGGCGGGCAGGTGCAGCAGGAGTCCGAGAGCATCCTCTATGTGGATGAGGCACGCGCCATAGACGAGGGGCTTTACACCTGCAGCGCCACAAACCTACAGGGCACCACCACCGTCTCCACCCGTGTCCGGGTACTCCCAGCCACCCTGTCCCCAAAGGGGGCCCAGTCTGGATAG